The sequence below is a genomic window from Ovis canadensis isolate MfBH-ARS-UI-01 breed Bighorn chromosome 1, ARS-UI_OviCan_v2, whole genome shotgun sequence.
cttaaaagcaATTTCAGCGTCTAAGCTCTCCTGGCAGAAATTTCTAATGACTAGAGATGAAACGCTTACAAGTGCTAAAGCCAGAGAAAGAGGTAAGAGTTCAAACAGTAGTAAAGAAggcttttatttccctttgtgctttatttcttttgcttacaGTCTCCTAAATATTACTCAGTGTTTTCAATtgtatttccatttgtttttcttgtatgTTGCTTCTATAATGAACACTCCATCTCTGCTCTTTTAAACCTCCCACTTCAAAACTCACCTTCATAAAAACCTTTCAAGGTTGTTTTCCTCATCATTATAATCTTTTATGCTACGGTGAAAGAACAAGCCTTGAAACTTGGCAATTAAGTACCTTTTAATCTATTGGGTTTTATATGTGCGCACGATACAGACTGGTAGAGGTCACAAATCCTTAGTTACAGAATGGGCCAGTTTATAGCacctgaaaaaatatatttaaaaattgttggggtgggggtgaagggtgtacaaagaagaatataaaaatgtagaTAAGGGCACACAAACCTCTGTGATTAAAAAAGTACAATCAACAAAAATAGGATTCAGTCAAAAATGGTTTCTGATATATAAGAGACTAGAAGATGTGTAGCTTTATGTTCTAGTTCATTAATTAAATCTTTAAATCTGTAtaacttattcattcaacaatatcTGATTCAATGACTATTTATTCCGGGTCTACCCTGTGCAAGGCACTCTTCTAACTACTTAGGAATCAGTCAGTGACCAAAACAAATCCTACTCCATTGAACTTATACTTGGGGAGCAGAGTGGGTAGGAGAGGGGAGCCAGATAATGATATATAAGTatgttaaaagtatttttaaaagagagagaacaggGTTTAGGGGATCCGTAATGCCAGGAGTGGGCAGGGTAGGCCTCACCGAGAAAGAAGCTTGAAAGGAGTGAGCAATGTGATGGTCAGGAGAAAATATTCATGGCTTTCAGTCagtacagggcttccctcatgacttagctaagaatctgcctgcaatgtgggagatgcaagcttgacccctgggtcaggaaagatcccctggagaagggaatggctccagtattcttccgagaactccatggacagagaagcctggtgggctacaatccatggggtcacagagagtcagacacgattgagcgatgaACACTTTTAGTTAGTACAGAGCCCTGAGGCAGAAGGAAGGTCACTGTGGCTTGGAAGGAATGCATATGATAGAGAGTAGTAAAATATGAGATTCGAGGAGGGATTCAGTACTTTTTTAATAACaggtttattgagatacaatCTACATTACCTGCAATTTACCCTATATATACTACTCAgtgactttttaatatattaatacagttgtgcactgcatggcatgtgggatcttagttccccgaccagggatagaacccatgtcccctgcattggaagcatggggtcttaaccactggactaccaggaaagtcactggaaggactgatgctgaagctccaatactttggccattggatgcgaagagctgactcattggaaaagaccctgatgctgggaaagattgaaggcaggaggagaagggggtgacagaagatgaaatggttggatggctgatggacatgagtttgagtgaactctgggagatagtaaaggacagggaggactgatgtgctgcagtgcatggggccacaaagattcagacatgacttagtgactgaagaaccaCAGTTGTGCAGTTATCACCGTCATCCGTATTAGAACTTTTCATCAAGGTGGAGAGAGTTTTGCAGGGTCTCTTAGACCTTAGtaaggactttggcttttactctAAGTGAAAAGTGGAGCCATTAGTAAGTTTGGGTCAGAGAAGTGACTGTGATCTGACTTGATTTTATAGAAACAGTATATATAGTATTCTATAGTTTATATAGTACTATAGTATTCTATATttcagggtttctctggtggctcagatggtaaagattctgcctgcaatgtgggagacacgggttcgatccctgggtcaagaagatcccctggagaaggaaatggctgcccactccagtatccttacctggagaattccatggacagaggaacctggtgggctattcTATAGTATATGTAGTATtataatattccatagtataCAGAATACTTTGGCTGCTGGAGGTAAGTAGAGGAAGgacaaaagcagagagagaaaccagTTGTTGCAGCTATCCAAGGGGCAGATGGTGGTGGGGTTGTGGTGGAAGCCTGAGAATTggttgaattattttattttttgaagtaagTCAATAGAGTTTGCTGATGGACCGGATGTGGGTTGTGAAGAAAAGAAGTCAAGGATGACACCATGGCTTGGGGGCTGAGCAATGGGAAGAATAGTTTCCATTAACCtatcctgctaagtcgcttcagccatgtccgattctgtgcgaccccataggcggaagcccaccaggctcccccatccctgggattctccaggcaagaacactggagtgggttgccattaacctATAGGAGGACTATTACCAACTTTGGTCATTGTAAGTTTGAGATGCTTATTGTATATCAACACAGAGATGATGAGTAAGCCTGAGGTTCAGAAGAGATGACTGACCAGATTGGAAGTATATTTGGGAGTCATCAGCATATAAATATTTAAGGTCATGAGACTGGATGAGGTCACCAAGAGAGTGAGTATAGACAAAGAAGAACTAAGCTTTTAAGAGTTAGGAAGGATAAACCTTTACAATGAAGGACATGGGTGAAAAGAATCACCTCTTCTATTTCAGAGACAGAAAATTCAGAAACCTGGTCATATTACCAGAACACCAATGGCCAATTACCCATCCAGAACACCTAGCTTCTTCACTTTTGAGCAGTCCACCAAGTAGAGACATTCACAGAGAGAACATTCCTACCATGATAGAAACATCCTGATACACTTAACTCAGTGGGAAGGTGGGGAAATGGGGTGAAGGGGTCCCTGAAAAATGTCCTAGAGAGTCTCTTCATCTGACACCTCAGCTGGATGGCCCCTGCATGGCTGGTGAAACGTGAGCAGCTAATGGCAACACAAGGTGGTCAGCCTGAAGCTCAAAGCAACACCATGCCTCTAGTGCCATGAATATTAATAGCTGAAGAAAATTTCCATAGGGTAAGAATTTATTGAACATACAACAAGATAGTATTAAGGATATTGCATTAGGCTTTGATTCTACATAACAGATTACAAATAACAAGTTACTTAATGGTATAAAACAACACTTAGTATTATCACATAGTTTCTGCAGGTCAGATGTCTGGATGTGGTTTAGCAGGGTGATCGTTTTAGAGTCTCACAAAGCTAAAAATCGGTGTTAACCAGACTACATTCTCATTTGAAGGCTTGACTAGGGAAGGGTATATTGCCAAGCTCCCTCAGGTTGTTGGTAAAATCCATTTTCTTGCAGCTTAATGGAAGTTTGTTCCTTCAAAACCAGCAGTGAGGAAAGAAAGTCTCTGATGCTTCCAGTACTTCTTCAGAGAAGGTTGAGCCCTCTTCTAAAGGGTTCACGTGATTAGGTTAGGCCCACCTAGCATAatctcccttttatttatttttttgttcttcttcaaatacttttcccatttaggttatcacagaatagtgagcagagttccttgggctatactgtagatccttgttggttatctattcttAATATGTCAGTGTGTACACAGAAACCCCAAACTCTCAGTCTAATCCCTTCTACCAACCttacccctggtaaccataagttcattttctaagtctgtgagtctgtttctcttttgtagataagttcatttgtatcatttttttatattctgtgtataagtgatatcatatgatctttgtctttctctgtctgacttacttctcctagtataataatctccaggtccctccaagtggctgcaaatggcattatttcactctttttttaatggctgagtaatattacattgtatatatgtaccatgtcttctttatccattcatctgaacttcagggcttccctggtggctcaggtagtaaagaatatgcttgaaatgcaggagacccgggttcaatccctgggttggaaagatcccctggagaaggaaatggcaacccactccagtacttttgcctagaaaatcccatggacagaggagcatggcatgctacagtccatggggtcacagagttgaacaggactgagcaactaccacATGTCTTTGCTATTGcaacagtgctacagtgaacactgggatgcatataTACTTTTGAACCAAGTCTTTCTCCAGATAGATGCCTAGGAGGGGGGTTGTTGGatgatatggtagctctatttttagctttttactgttctccatagtgactgtatcagtttacagtCAAACTTCCTCCTGATTAACCCAAAGTCAACTAAATACTTATACTAGCAAAGTACTTTCACCTTTGTCATAGAATATAACATAATCATGGGTGTGATAGCTCAACACATATTCTATTGGTTCGAAACAAGAAATGGGTTCTACCCACACGCAAAGGAAAAGGCTTATACAAAGGTTAACATTGGGGTTAGAGATCATTGAGgccatctcagaattttcctaCAGATGGTCCAAGAAACTAAACGTTTATGTTAAATTCAAATGGAAATATTGATCTTatgaaattatacatttttaGGTGTAAATTGTCTGAACAgtcttctttgagaaaaaaattgaGGGAAATTGAGAGCCTGACTTTAGAAACTAACTTTACCAGACTTATACAAAAAAATACTTCAGGAACCTTAGGATTTTTAACAACAAAATGTAATATAATACAGTTCTAGATAAGTATTAATAGTTAATACATCTGTCATAGACTAATTGATATCCTTCAATGTGAAGAATAATATGTCTAGTACTGAAATAATACGCATCATATTTCCTTCAGATGTTAAAGGGTTGATGAATttttgaaagagagaaaatttaTCATTCTATACTACAGAACCAGTAGTAAGAATATATGtatgataataatgaaaaaaataaaaaagacttttaaGATGTAAAGCAGGCAGCAGTGCTAAAATTATTTGACAACTcctgaatataaatttatttttatctaacaTCTAAATATAACCATTTAGCATCATTATAAATATTACCAGAAGGTCATTCAGTTCTGTGCAGTTGAAGTACTTGGAATTACctgggataattttttaaatgattatatatattggaattatattttaatacagattatttttagaatatatgaaaaatgtacatatacacatatgtacctATCTAGGGCTATTCCTGTAATTTATCATTGGATACCATCCTCCCCAGGGACAAATAAGCATTTATGAACAGTATCATCTAAATGCATCCTAATATATAACTGCAATCTAGTGGCAGACAAATGCAGCTCCTACTTCCAGTGTGAAACACCAAAATAATCAGTGATGAAACAGTCTAGGCAGACTCAGCAATGAGGCAAAATGGTGTAACATATCTGAGTCAGAAAGTATGACAGATGAATATTTTTGAATACTGGAAGGCTAGGCTTATCTCACAGAGAACAACCCCATAGCACTTGAACAAATCACTTTCCCTTGAAATCAAATAAAGAATGCAGTGTACTTGTTGAGTGAGAAACTGGGCCTATATTAAGAAGTAATCTTTTTATACCGCATTTTTACTTATTATAATTGACCTTGGTGGGGTATTATCAGGGCTGTGGTTCACTTGAATTGGAATAACAATACATGGGTTCTACTGTCCTACAGTTTCCGTTCAGATGACTAAAGTCATGGGACTTTCAGCATAGCTGGCTGATGACAGTGCATAGTATTTTGTCCCCAAACCCAGTTCAAGCATGGGCATAATAATTAGATGGTAAGCCCTTTAAAGGCAGAGGGCCAGGAATTGTACAGTTCTTGGTATATTGTAGGACAgcaaaaaagtttttttgaacTAAAATTAAATGTGGAATATCTTAGAATTCATGCATTGCACAGGACTGCAGTATTCTGAGATCTTATTGTTCAATTCAGATTCTACTTAACTCAGTGAACACTGGCCATGCTTCCACCAAATGCAGAAATTGTGGTAGGTGCCAAGAATACCACGTTGATGAAGTCACACTCCCTGCTGTCAAGAAACTCACTCGATTTCCTAATTTGCTGTCAGTTTACAGTGATCATACTTCTTCCAAGGAACCTCTAAGAAATACCTAGTGAGTAGAACCTTGGAGTTCCACAGAACAGAGTTCAACAGTCTCCAAATGATGACTCAGGCCAGATTGCATAATTCAGGTTTTGTTTGCAAAACTGAAAATGCTTCAGCACCTACCTAAATTCCAATTTAAAGGAATTCTTTAAAAGACGCTACATGTTGAATTTAAGGTATGGATATGAAACATACATTTCTGGGTAAATGACCCACAGACCAGCACCATTCCTTTAGTCAAAACTTGTCCCTTGCTGACAATGCAGTTAAGAGATGAAGTGCAAAATGGCAGCTCAAATAAATGAGCCAGAAAACCTGACCTatcacttttcttttcctctaaattAAGATCaagaaagctgaagaatattTTGTCTAGAATGATATGAACATACGGGTACAAAAACTCCCTTGTAACTTAGCAGAAAATTACTTCTGTGACCTTTGTCTGTACAGTGACCTTAAAAATGCAAGCATTGTTTTGAAAGCAAGCATAtgggagtatttttttttcttttttttaccacttTTGGTGACTTCAGTAGGTTTAACacatatttttgcatttattgcaTAAACTCATGATACAAAGAACTTTCAACCGATTCAAACTCTAcattcaattttgtttttcaaaaatgtagAACTACTACTTTCTTTCCACCCACAGATTGCCATTATCTCAAAGGTGAAATTTTAGCCTATGACTAAAAGGACCTATAGCGGCAACTTCATGATTCAGCAACTAACATCAATAATTCACAGTGAGATCATAGGCCCCCTGTGGAAGGTAGTGACATACTTGCCTTATGAAAGGAAGCTGAGGGCATATCCAGAGCATTTTGAGTTTAGATGTGTGCCTTGTGTGGGTGTCAGACTTTTGTCTCTTAGCTGGTGCCCTGCAGAAGGATCCTCCTTTGGGAAAGGCTGAGAAAGATGAATTGGGGTTGTGAGGCTAGGATAAAATGGTTATACATGTAGTAACCAGCTCCTCCTGAACTCAGTTTTCCACAGTTACCCTGGGCAGGTGGGAAGTCTTTCTGCTTTCTGCATAAAAGATTCCAACTTGGTTTCCTGCCACCACCAAACACAAatgtgttgatttttcttttttgagcttCCAACCCTTGCAAgtttccaaaaataaatcaaaccaGCCATCAGGGCACCGAAATAATACTACTACTAATAAGCAGCTTTGCTTAGACTTACATAAACAACACTTCTGAGGTAAACTTTGCCCCAGAAGTCTGGATACACTCTTTTTATATAACCTGCGTACTAATAATTACTAGACTTGGGTGCATTAACCCTGAAAATAGATGTTAATagcagccccccaaaacaaaagacTTGAAacgacaataaaaaaaaaaaaagcgcaccAGCAAGAAAAACACTTGGCAGCCAGCTCCAAGCTGAAGACaccctcctttccccacccccctACGAAGATCTCCGCTCCTACCCGCCCCGCCTACCGGGTGAGAGTAGGCTCGGAaccccgcccgcccccgccccctagGCTCTTTttcctcctggcccctccctctTCCGCTCCTCTCCGCCTGGTTCCTGGAGCTGAGGTCAAATTGTCTGAACAGGCTGATTTGCATAGCCCAATGGCTGCGCGTATGCAAATGAAGAGGATGGTGGTTGGCTGGGGGTTGGCAGGATAACTCCTGGGAGCGGGGCCTTTGTCCTTCAGTGGCTGTGGGGCAGCTGTGGAGTTAGTGTCGTGGTTAGCGGCGAGTGGGCTGCTGAGAGCCGACTAACGAGCAAGCGAGCGAGCGGGGCGGGAGGGGCGGACGGCGCGGTGGTGGCGggcgctggaggagcctgcaagGGAGTGTGGAAAGCAGGCGCCCGCGCGCCGCCGGTGGCAGGAGCAGCTCGCACGCCGCTCTCTCTCTGTGGGCGACCTGCAGTTGCAATATGACTTTGGAGGAATTCTCGGCTGGAGAGCAAAAGACCGAAAGGTAAGTCGGCCAGAGCCTCTGCCAGAACTCTGCTTGCCTCCTGCGCGCACTCCGGTGCTGCTGGGCTATGCAAGGTTAATGGGGAGCGAGTGGTTCAAAGTTTGCAGCGGGTACCTCCTATCCCGCCTTTCTTCCTCTGGAACACTCCGGAGGCGCGCGTGGACGGGAAGAGCGTACCCCGCACGCCGGTCGAGCCCCTCGAGGCTTTGCAAACGGCAGACGTGACCGTCCCTGCCCGTGCAGCTCTTGCGGCCGACAGCCTGTGGCTGCACCCAGCGCCAAGGACTAGTAGAGCACTAGGGAAAGGGTGGCGGATGTCACTCTCGGGGCTGCTCACAGGATGCCGGGCCTCTGGGCGTAAGGGTTATGGGGGGAAGGGGATGATATCCCAGGGAGTCCTGGTTTGCAAAAGGTCGAGGGGCGCTATTGCGCTTGCCCTCGGTTGGGAGGGTCGCGGTGCAGGGCGAGGAGGCGGCGACTACCCGGAGGGGCTTAGTGTGACGGGATCCCCTTGCTTCTTCCCGCGTGTAGGATGGATAAGGTGGGGGATGCCCTCGAGGAAGTGCTCAGCAAAGCCCTGAGTCAGCGCACCATCACCGTCGGGGTGTACGAGGCGGCCAAGCTGCTCAACGTGTAAGTGGAGCCCTCGCGTGACCCTCTTGGTTCTCCTGTTCGCCCTAGCCAGAGAAGGTCGCTTTCACTGGTCTCCCCTCGCCCTGCAGCGCCACTTCCTGCCGCGTGCCATCTGTCCCGTGGCTACTTGTCCCAGGGGGAGTGAGCGGACCCGGGCGCGACCCCTGACACCTGGGCGGGGGGTGCAGGCTGCCACGCGGCGGGGCTTGCCTTTGGGCTCACCAGCCCGTTCGTTCCCTGCCCGCAGCGACCCGGATAACGTGGTGCTGTGCCTGCTGGCGGCGGACGAGGACGACGACAGGGACGTGGCTCTGCAGATCCACTTCACCCTGATCCAGGCATTCTGCTGCGAGAATGATATCGACATCCTGCGTGTCAGCAACCCGGGCCGGCTGGCCGAACTCTTGCTCCTGGAGACCGATGCGGGCCCCGCAGCCAGCGAGGGCGCAGAGCAGCCCCCGGACCTGCACTGCGTGCTGGTGACGGTAAGGGAGAAGGGGACTTGCGGGCAGCTCGAGGTTAGAGTCCTGGCAGGAAGTTCGTGAGCGCTGAGAGTCGCCTGACTCCAGATCTGAAATGGGCGAGGGTTAAGAGACGGGAGCCTTTGCCCCATTAAAGCGTGTGGCTGGACTTTCAGCCGGGATGTGCTAGTTTCATCATGGGGATTTTCTCTGGGACAGAACGTGTCTAAGCACGTTGGAGGCTGCCAGAAGCGGAAGAGATCCTTGTGACTCAGCATTGTCAGTCCAGCTACTCCCTACCTACATCTGCACTACCTCCCGTGACTAATTCCTTTAGCAGGGCAGATTAGATAAAGCCAAATAAATTCCTGGCTCACCCTCATTAAGGAGTCAGCTTCATTCTCTGCCAGTCAGAGCTAAAAATAGAAATGGTGTAGGAGACAGACCTCATTAATTCCCTAGAAATACATTAAGAGGATAGAGtggaaattttttctttgtgGTCTTGAAGTTTTTTAAATGCCCCCATGCCCCCTTAAAAACCTTTGAAAGGTAGATAACTTGTATTTACAGAGATAAATGTgattgttttgtgttttacattttggaacagtttgatctccttaagtGGCAGCCTCATTATTTTGCTACTCCTGAAAAATACTACTCTCTCTTTTGGGAGGATAACAGGTGGCAGTTTTAGTTAACTGCTCTGCAGCTCTAAACTCCTGGTAGCCCAGCACTGAAGTATTTCTCAGGTGTCCACCAAGGTACAAGTTTGGTAGGACAAGCCTATGAATAATACTCTCAggtaaaaactgaataaatatgaaaacatatatatgaCTCAGTTAGTTGCATGTGTTCAGACTTTGCAGAGTATAGCTTTGTAGAGAATTACCCTTAATGATTTTGCAGGAAACCCAACTAcctggaaaaaattttttaatggttttaagtGGTCTGTAACACTGCCAAAGTATAGAATGTTCAAGCGTCTTCCCCTCAGAAGTATTGTAATTAGTAGCAaagtctgattttttaaaaaatagtaattttgttttctctaaatTTGTTCCCAGAATCCGCATTCATCACAGTGGAAGGATCCTGCCTTAAGTCAACTTATTTGTTTTTGCCGGGAAAGTCGCTACATGGATCAGTGGGTTCCAGTGATTAATCTCCCTGAACGGTGATGGCATCTGAATGAAAATAACTGAAGCAAATTGCACTGAAGTTTTGAAATACCTTTGTAGTTACTCAAGCAGTTACTCCCTACACTGATGCAAGGATTACAGAAACTGATGTCAAGGGGCTGAGTGAGTTCAACTACATGTTCTGGGAGCCCGGAGATAGATGACTTTGCAGATGGAAAGAGGTGAAAATGAAGAAGGAAGCTGTGTGGAAACAGAAATACAAGTCAAAAGGAACAGAAATTACAAAGAACCATgcaggaaggaaaacaaaactatgTATTAATTTAGGATGGTGGAGTTACATTTAAATAAACCCAATATGCTTTGTTAAAGTTTAAATGTGCAGCCATAGTTTGGGTAATTTTGGTTTTTATGccctcaagttaaaaaaaaaaaaagggttaatcatattttaaaaccatattttattgtattttgatGAGATGTTAAATTCTCAAAGTTTTATTATAAATTGTACTAAGTTATTTTATGACATGAAAAGTTATTTATGCTATAAATTTTTGGAAACAATATCTACAATAAACTGGTATGGAATAATTGCATCATTTCTTAATGtgtacttttgtttctttaacttgtactttattttaaacaagttttctttttcaatatggaaaaattaaaaccCATGTGAAAtcatgtatatatagtatatgtgcATCTGtatatatagatgtgtgtgtatgtatgtatataaaatatttttctactcaAAACATTTGGGCTGAACATGGCATGatattggtttttatttatttagtgggCATTTTAGTGATGCCTTGCTCTACCCTACGCcaaaagtcagaaaaacaaaggtGATTTAGAAGTTGGGTTGGAATTAGGGAAAAGTGGTGCGGGAAATTACAGTTGCAAAACGGATACAGTTAAATGATAACAAGTGCTCTAATATTATATGCAACATGTTATAGAAGCAGAGGGGAGGGAGTCACCAAAGACCTACCTGCAAGACCAGTGAAGTTTTTCCTGGGAAGAGATCATTTTGTTTGGATcttaaaacaggaaaaggatatTGCTAGCAGCAGCACTAGTTTCTGGGAAGGTGTGGAGGCCTGAAAGACCAAAACCTGTTCAGGGAACCAAGAGTGATTCTGTGTGTGCCTCTGGCGTAGAAAGATAAGGGAGAGATAAGGCTGAAAGGTAGGTGGGATTAGGCCCAGACTGGGAATGGCATTCCATGTCACCCTTAGCATTTGGGCTTTCTTCTGTAAACTTTGGCCCGTCTGCAGACGCCTTCACGCAGGGAGTGACGTGATCAGTGTTTCAGGAAGATAACGCTGGGCACTGAAAGACGGGTTATTGGATAAGCTGCCACAGGTGAGAAGGCCAATTGGA
It includes:
- the GADD45A gene encoding growth arrest and DNA damage-inducible protein GADD45 alpha, with amino-acid sequence MTLEEFSAGEQKTERMDKVGDALEEVLSKALSQRTITVGVYEAAKLLNVDPDNVVLCLLAADEDDDRDVALQIHFTLIQAFCCENDIDILRVSNPGRLAELLLLETDAGPAASEGAEQPPDLHCVLVTNPHSSQWKDPALSQLICFCRESRYMDQWVPVINLPER